A region of Haloplanus sp. XH21 DNA encodes the following proteins:
- a CDS encoding 50S ribosomal protein L10: MSESESVRRTETIPQWKQEEVDELVDFIESYTSVGIVGVAGIPSRQLQNMRRDLHGSADVRMSRNTLLRRALDEVDEGYEQLSGYVYNQVALIGTNDNPFGLFQQLEASKTPAPINAGEVAPNDIVIPEGDTGVDPGPFVGELQQVGAEARIMEGSIQVTADSTVLEAGEAVSTELANVLGELGIEPKEVGLDLRAVFSEGVLFEPDELAIDVDEYRADIESAAAAARNLSVNASYPTARTAGTLLAKAAGNAKSVGLFAAIEDPDLMPDLVSQADSQVRALAAQIDDDEALPEELRGVEAPAAPAEETEEESSDEAEDTEAEPDTDTDDEDDDDGDGAEGLGQMFG, from the coding sequence ATGAGCGAAAGCGAGAGCGTGCGACGCACCGAGACGATTCCGCAGTGGAAACAGGAGGAGGTCGACGAACTCGTCGACTTCATCGAGAGCTACACGAGCGTCGGAATCGTCGGCGTCGCCGGCATTCCGAGCCGCCAGCTCCAGAACATGCGCCGCGACCTGCACGGCAGCGCCGACGTGCGGATGAGCCGCAACACGCTCCTCCGCCGCGCGCTGGACGAGGTCGACGAGGGCTACGAACAGCTCTCCGGCTACGTCTACAACCAGGTCGCGCTCATCGGGACCAACGACAACCCGTTCGGACTCTTCCAGCAACTCGAGGCGTCGAAGACGCCGGCCCCCATCAACGCGGGCGAGGTTGCCCCGAACGACATCGTCATCCCCGAGGGCGACACGGGCGTCGACCCCGGTCCCTTCGTCGGCGAACTCCAGCAGGTGGGCGCGGAAGCCCGCATCATGGAGGGGTCGATCCAGGTCACCGCGGACTCGACGGTGCTCGAAGCCGGCGAAGCGGTCAGCACCGAACTCGCCAACGTGCTCGGCGAACTGGGTATCGAACCCAAGGAAGTCGGTCTCGACCTGCGCGCCGTCTTCTCCGAGGGCGTCCTGTTCGAACCCGACGAGCTCGCCATCGACGTCGACGAGTACCGCGCCGACATCGAGTCGGCCGCGGCCGCCGCGCGCAACCTCTCGGTCAACGCGTCCTACCCGACCGCCCGCACCGCGGGCACGCTGCTGGCCAAGGCGGCTGGCAACGCCAAGTCGGTCGGCCTCTTCGCGGCCATCGAGGACCCGGATCTGATGCCGGACCTCGTGTCCCAGGCCGACAGCCAGGTTCGCGCCCTCGCGGCACAGATCGACGACGACGAGGCGCTCCCGGAGGAACTGCGCGGCGTGGAAGCGCCCGCGGCGCCGGCCGAGGAGACCGAAGAGGAATCGAGCGACGAAGCGGAAGACACTGAGGCCGAACCCGACACCGACACCGACGACGAGGACGACGACGACGGCGACGGTGCCGAGGGCCTCGGCCAGATGTTCGGCTAA
- a CDS encoding extracellular solute-binding protein — protein MKQRAQYEHWQDVGRSRSRRDVLKGIGAAGAAGMAGLAGCSGAGGSSDGGSGGSAGGSMTIFHAGSLAPPFSAAEPPFEEETGIDVNREPKGSVASTQKITQQGRSADVLGVSDFRLIRDRVVPDYGDWYTIFTTNSMSIQYREDSPGADEISKDNWWEILSRDDVTIGHSDPAVDPGGYRAVMTQQLGKESFEGSALYDQATYEKIRENSTVPTGTETKLKGQLESGALDYAFYYQSISSTSDMPFIDLPSQVDLSMATSKYAEHYAKAEVETSSGTFTGAPIAYGMTVPSVAENPENGARWAEYFGSDAGRQFLEQKGLVPVDPIVVPQSGQDAVPDNVMEVATAKSSLGPLEL, from the coding sequence ATGAAACAACGCGCGCAGTACGAGCACTGGCAGGACGTCGGTCGGAGCCGGTCACGACGAGACGTGCTGAAAGGAATCGGTGCGGCCGGCGCGGCCGGCATGGCTGGACTCGCTGGCTGCTCCGGTGCCGGTGGCAGTAGCGACGGGGGTTCTGGCGGGTCGGCAGGTGGGTCGATGACCATCTTCCACGCCGGGAGTCTCGCCCCGCCGTTCAGCGCGGCCGAACCCCCGTTCGAGGAGGAGACGGGCATCGACGTGAACCGCGAGCCGAAGGGCTCCGTCGCGTCGACACAGAAAATCACCCAGCAGGGCCGGTCGGCCGACGTGCTCGGTGTCTCCGACTTCCGGCTTATTCGTGACCGCGTAGTCCCCGACTACGGCGACTGGTACACCATCTTCACGACCAACTCGATGTCGATTCAGTATCGCGAGGACTCGCCGGGCGCGGACGAGATCTCGAAGGACAACTGGTGGGAGATCCTGTCGCGCGACGACGTGACTATCGGCCACTCTGACCCGGCGGTCGACCCTGGTGGATACCGGGCCGTGATGACCCAGCAGTTGGGGAAGGAGAGCTTCGAAGGAAGCGCCCTCTACGACCAGGCCACCTACGAGAAGATCCGCGAGAACTCGACGGTGCCGACGGGCACCGAGACGAAACTCAAAGGGCAACTGGAGTCCGGTGCGCTGGACTACGCCTTCTACTACCAGTCCATCTCCAGCACGTCGGATATGCCCTTCATCGACCTGCCGTCACAAGTCGACCTCTCGATGGCGACCAGCAAGTACGCCGAACATTACGCGAAGGCGGAAGTCGAAACCAGCAGCGGCACGTTCACCGGCGCGCCCATCGCCTACGGGATGACCGTGCCGAGCGTCGCCGAGAACCCCGAGAACGGCGCCCGATGGGCCGAGTACTTCGGCTCCGATGCAGGTCGTCAGTTCCTCGAACAGAAGGGTCTCGTCCCGGTCGACCCCATCGTCGTCCCCCAGAGCGGACAGGACGCCGTGCCGGACAACGTGATGGAAGTCGCCACCGCAAAGAGCAGTCTCGGCCCGCTCGAACTGTAA
- a CDS encoding ABC transporter ATP-binding protein — translation MSLHADVSATFTADGTDSFHVDAEFEVERGESLVILGPSGSGKTLLLETVAGFHSHDGPVTLDGRRVSDTPPEQRNFGFVFQDYALFPHMTVRENVDFGSRYHDDTRDPDDLLAELGVSDLADRYPPTLSGGEQQRVALARALAIRPEVMLLDEPLAALDVPTRQALRDDLADVLADVTAVYVTHNRTTARAIADRIVVMNGGQVVQVGTPEEIFERPSSRMVARFTGANCIGLSDAPSLRDALDMSGTVAIRPEAVRLGDDGDVRGTVERIVREDATNRVTVAVDDVQVEVFSDRSLVDGDPVWLTIPSEQVHVCDAGQTAEPPAT, via the coding sequence ATGAGCCTCCACGCCGACGTGTCGGCGACGTTCACCGCCGACGGGACGGATTCATTCCACGTCGACGCCGAGTTCGAGGTGGAACGGGGCGAGAGTCTCGTCATCCTCGGCCCGAGCGGGAGCGGCAAGACGCTCCTGCTCGAAACCGTCGCGGGCTTTCACTCCCACGATGGTCCCGTCACACTCGACGGTCGGCGGGTGAGCGACACACCGCCCGAACAGCGTAACTTCGGCTTCGTCTTTCAGGACTACGCGCTCTTCCCGCATATGACCGTCCGCGAGAACGTCGACTTCGGGAGTCGTTATCACGACGACACCCGCGACCCGGACGACCTGCTCGCGGAACTCGGTGTTAGTGACCTGGCCGACCGCTACCCGCCGACGCTCTCCGGCGGCGAGCAACAACGAGTCGCGCTCGCCCGTGCGCTGGCGATCCGCCCTGAGGTCATGCTGCTCGACGAACCGCTGGCGGCCCTCGACGTACCGACGCGACAGGCCCTCCGCGACGATCTGGCGGACGTCTTGGCCGACGTGACGGCCGTCTACGTCACTCACAACCGGACGACGGCGCGCGCAATCGCGGATCGAATCGTGGTGATGAACGGGGGGCAGGTCGTTCAGGTAGGGACCCCTGAGGAGATATTCGAGCGCCCGTCGTCACGGATGGTAGCCCGTTTCACCGGGGCGAACTGTATCGGCCTGAGCGACGCCCCGTCGCTTCGGGACGCACTCGATATGTCCGGCACCGTCGCCATCCGCCCCGAAGCGGTTCGACTCGGCGACGACGGAGACGTGCGGGGCACTGTCGAGCGTATCGTCCGCGAGGACGCCACCAACCGCGTGACCGTCGCCGTCGACGACGTGCAAGTAGAGGTGTTCTCCGACCGCTCGCTCGTTGACGGCGACCCCGTGTGGCTCACGATTCCCTCGGAGCAAGTCCACGTCTGTGACGCTGGCCAGACGGCGGAGCCACCCGCTACATGA
- a CDS encoding ABC transporter permease, with product MATSTETRFSLDGFGRASLAATFIAVQVLAFAATYAIGRPTWYAFFMIGSTAVTAYVFDGDRFTVGVATMGSVLMVALGLPLFLFVARQQPSIIVKKALNPDVHRMLYLGIYGPLLAAVVSLLFGVPLAHLFAEGFAGQQLVESLVDLPLVVPHSVAGIIILFGFGAGGAFPNVSVLGSMIGMVLAMTFVSAPYAVNATREAFESINDRLEYASRIHGASRWDTFRRVTAPLAVRGIVTGGVLAWARAVSEFGAVAVVAYSVSFFYPPAGGEVTAQHAPVFVYGTYLQGGLAESGAVAFILLSVSALIFLLIRYLTSGSSTTGGIV from the coding sequence ATGGCTACGAGTACTGAAACACGGTTCTCCCTGGACGGCTTCGGACGAGCGTCGCTAGCGGCGACGTTCATCGCCGTCCAGGTGCTCGCGTTCGCGGCGACGTACGCCATCGGGCGCCCGACCTGGTACGCCTTCTTCATGATCGGGAGTACGGCGGTCACGGCGTACGTCTTCGACGGCGACCGCTTCACCGTCGGCGTGGCGACGATGGGAAGCGTGCTGATGGTTGCGCTCGGACTCCCCCTGTTCCTGTTCGTCGCCCGCCAGCAGCCCTCGATCATCGTCAAGAAAGCGCTCAACCCCGATGTCCATCGGATGCTCTATCTCGGCATCTATGGTCCACTCCTGGCGGCCGTCGTCAGTTTGCTCTTCGGCGTCCCCCTTGCACATCTGTTCGCCGAAGGCTTCGCCGGCCAGCAGCTGGTCGAGAGTCTCGTTGACCTACCACTGGTTGTCCCGCACAGCGTCGCGGGCATCATCATCCTCTTCGGTTTCGGGGCCGGCGGCGCGTTTCCGAACGTCTCCGTCCTCGGGAGCATGATCGGGATGGTGCTGGCGATGACGTTCGTGAGCGCTCCCTACGCCGTCAACGCCACGCGCGAGGCGTTCGAGTCCATCAACGACCGCCTCGAATACGCCTCGCGCATCCACGGTGCGAGTCGGTGGGACACGTTCCGCCGGGTGACTGCTCCGCTCGCGGTTCGGGGGATCGTCACCGGCGGTGTCCTCGCCTGGGCTCGCGCAGTCTCTGAGTTCGGCGCCGTCGCCGTCGTCGCCTACTCCGTCTCTTTCTTCTATCCGCCGGCAGGCGGCGAGGTGACTGCCCAGCACGCCCCCGTGTTCGTCTACGGCACGTACCTGCAGGGAGGACTCGCGGAGAGCGGTGCCGTCGCGTTCATCCTGCTTTCGGTGTCCGCTCTCATCTTCCTCCTCATCCGATATCTCACCAGCGGCAGTTCGACGACGGGTGGGATCGTATGA
- a CDS encoding DUF362 domain-containing protein: protein MNDSLVVPEATIRNTVGDGAVPRMGVVEQRWETDPIPVEEVESRAVSATYDLDFSDTPKGGEVAIGAGSRGIANLAAIVRGVVSGVREQGYDPFVFPAMGSHGGATAEGQRDKLNTLGVTEESVGCEIRATMEVETVGETPDRGVPVFADANAVAADAIVMVNRIKPHTDFSGEVESGLSKMLVIGMGKQRGAKMAHDWAVDWSLRNMLPEIAELLLERLPVAGGVAIVEDEHDDTTLIEGVPASGFLKRERELLEMAHDRMPKLPFDDLDVLVVDQIGKDISGQGMDTNVTGRRHFTINEPEPESPEVKRIYLRGLTEKTKGNAMGMGQADFVHQDVKANLDWPKAVINAITASTVRGVRLPPVVENDRAGLLGALGTIGPVAGDEARVLRVTDTMRLERCYASAPLIEDARERDDLRVVTEPEELEFDGSGEFAAPSPDL, encoded by the coding sequence ATGAACGACTCACTCGTCGTCCCCGAAGCAACCATCAGGAACACCGTCGGCGATGGCGCCGTTCCCCGCATGGGCGTCGTCGAACAGCGCTGGGAGACCGATCCGATTCCCGTCGAGGAGGTCGAATCGCGCGCCGTCTCGGCGACGTACGACCTCGATTTCTCCGACACGCCCAAAGGCGGCGAGGTAGCCATCGGCGCCGGTAGTCGCGGCATCGCCAACCTCGCGGCCATCGTTCGGGGGGTCGTCTCGGGCGTCCGCGAACAGGGCTACGATCCCTTCGTGTTCCCCGCGATGGGGAGCCACGGCGGGGCGACTGCCGAGGGACAGCGCGACAAACTCAACACGCTCGGCGTCACGGAGGAGAGCGTCGGCTGTGAGATTCGGGCGACGATGGAGGTCGAGACGGTGGGCGAGACGCCCGACCGCGGGGTGCCGGTCTTCGCCGACGCCAACGCCGTCGCCGCCGACGCCATCGTGATGGTGAACCGCATCAAACCTCACACCGACTTCAGCGGCGAGGTGGAGAGCGGCCTCTCGAAGATGCTCGTCATCGGCATGGGGAAACAGCGCGGCGCGAAGATGGCCCACGACTGGGCCGTCGACTGGAGCCTGCGGAACATGCTGCCCGAAATCGCCGAGTTGCTACTCGAACGGCTCCCGGTCGCCGGCGGCGTCGCCATCGTCGAGGACGAACACGACGACACCACGCTCATCGAAGGCGTACCCGCCTCGGGCTTTCTGAAGCGCGAGCGCGAACTGCTGGAGATGGCCCACGACCGCATGCCGAAACTCCCCTTCGACGACCTGGACGTCCTCGTCGTCGATCAGATCGGCAAGGACATCAGCGGCCAGGGGATGGACACGAACGTCACGGGGCGGCGCCACTTCACGATCAACGAACCCGAACCCGAGTCGCCGGAGGTGAAACGCATCTATCTCCGCGGCCTGACCGAGAAGACGAAGGGCAACGCGATGGGGATGGGGCAGGCGGATTTCGTCCACCAGGACGTGAAGGCGAACCTGGACTGGCCGAAAGCGGTCATCAACGCCATCACGGCGAGCACCGTCCGTGGCGTTCGCCTGCCGCCAGTGGTCGAGAACGACCGCGCGGGACTGCTCGGCGCGCTCGGCACCATCGGCCCCGTCGCCGGCGACGAGGCGCGCGTCCTGCGGGTGACGGACACGATGCGCCTCGAACGGTGTTACGCGTCGGCGCCGCTGATCGAGGACGCACGGGAGCGCGACGACCTCCGCGTCGTGACCGAACCGGAGGAGCTGGAATTCGACGGTTCGGGCGAGTTCGCCGCGCCGTCGCCGGATCTGTAA
- a CDS encoding TOBE domain-containing protein translates to MEFSTEFDARIGHGDVTLTERDVELLRAIDDHGSINAAATALGRSYSRAQQRIVELEAAFGELVTRTRGGSGGGGSQLADRARTLLSQYDRLRAEFTGVAETAETVLSGRVVDRDGELATVETAASTVRALVPEGGESVRLTLRADAVTLQSPTESPSADRTSARNRLEGTVSDIDAGESVALVTVDIGGGVSLSALVTDASVEKLDLRPGTAVVASFKATATRGVPAAR, encoded by the coding sequence ATGGAGTTTTCGACCGAGTTCGACGCCCGTATCGGCCACGGCGACGTGACCCTCACCGAACGGGACGTGGAACTGCTCCGGGCGATCGACGACCACGGATCGATCAACGCCGCCGCGACGGCGCTCGGTCGGTCCTACTCACGGGCCCAGCAGCGCATCGTCGAACTGGAGGCGGCGTTCGGTGAACTGGTCACGCGCACCCGCGGCGGGTCCGGCGGTGGCGGCAGTCAGTTGGCCGATCGAGCGCGCACCCTCCTCTCGCAGTACGACCGGTTGCGCGCGGAGTTCACCGGCGTCGCCGAAACGGCCGAAACCGTCCTGTCGGGGCGGGTCGTCGACCGCGACGGGGAACTCGCGACCGTCGAGACGGCCGCCAGCACCGTGCGAGCGCTGGTGCCCGAAGGCGGTGAATCGGTGCGGCTCACGCTCCGGGCGGACGCGGTGACGCTCCAGTCACCCACGGAGTCGCCCAGTGCGGACCGAACCAGCGCCCGCAACAGACTCGAAGGGACGGTCAGCGACATCGACGCTGGCGAGTCGGTCGCACTCGTCACCGTCGACATCGGCGGTGGTGTGTCGCTGTCGGCTCTCGTCACCGACGCCAGCGTCGAGAAACTGGACCTCCGGCCCGGCACGGCCGTCGTCGCGTCGTTCAAGGCAACGGCCACGCGGGGTGTGCCGGCGGCACGGTAG
- a CDS encoding M20/M25/M40 family metallo-hydrolase: MSLQPERRDFLDRLLETPSPSGFEIRGQRVWLDYVEAFADDVWTDDYGNAVAVHEGGSTELALTGHADEVGFIVRRIDDDGYVRIGSIGGADRTVSQGQHVTIHAAEPVSGVIGQTAIHLRDTGDEEYADIGEQYVDVGATDREEAESLVSVGDPVTFSTTVEDLHGTRVSARGMDNRIGVWAAAEGLRRAAENDVDATVYAVSTIQEEVGLQGARMVGFDLAPDAVVAVDVTHATDSPGVPDEKRGPVELGDGPVVSRGSANHPVLVDLARSVANDADIDVQLQAAGSRTGTDADAFYTSSGGIPSLNVGLPNRYMHTPVEVIDEKDLAALATLLARMADRAGSVDRFAVDL, from the coding sequence ATGTCACTGCAACCGGAACGCCGGGACTTTCTGGACCGACTGCTGGAGACGCCGAGTCCGTCGGGCTTCGAGATCCGCGGGCAACGCGTGTGGCTGGACTACGTCGAGGCGTTCGCCGACGACGTCTGGACCGACGACTACGGCAACGCCGTCGCGGTCCACGAGGGTGGGTCGACCGAACTCGCGCTGACGGGCCACGCCGACGAGGTCGGCTTCATCGTCCGCCGCATCGACGACGACGGCTACGTCCGCATCGGGTCCATCGGCGGCGCGGACCGCACCGTCTCGCAGGGCCAACACGTCACCATCCACGCCGCCGAGCCGGTGTCCGGCGTCATCGGACAGACGGCAATCCACCTGCGCGACACGGGCGACGAGGAGTACGCCGACATCGGCGAGCAGTACGTCGACGTGGGCGCGACCGACCGCGAGGAGGCCGAGTCGCTGGTGTCGGTCGGCGACCCCGTGACGTTCTCGACGACGGTCGAGGACCTCCACGGAACGCGGGTGTCGGCCCGCGGGATGGACAACCGCATCGGCGTCTGGGCGGCCGCCGAGGGGTTGCGCCGCGCGGCCGAGAACGACGTCGACGCGACGGTGTACGCCGTCAGCACGATTCAGGAGGAGGTCGGCCTGCAGGGCGCGCGGATGGTGGGATTCGACCTCGCGCCCGACGCCGTCGTCGCGGTTGACGTAACCCACGCGACGGACTCGCCCGGGGTTCCCGACGAGAAGCGCGGCCCGGTCGAGCTCGGCGACGGACCGGTGGTGTCGCGGGGAAGCGCCAACCACCCAGTGCTGGTCGACCTGGCGCGGTCGGTGGCTAACGACGCCGACATCGACGTGCAGTTACAGGCCGCAGGGAGCCGGACGGGCACCGACGCCGACGCGTTCTACACGTCGAGCGGAGGGATCCCGTCGCTGAACGTCGGGTTGCCGAACCGCTATATGCATACGCCGGTCGAGGTCATCGACGAGAAGGATCTCGCAGCCCTCGCGACGTTGCTGGCGCGGATGGCCGACCGAGCGGGGAGCGTCGACCGGTTCGCGGTCGACCTCTGA
- a CDS encoding NADH:flavin oxidoreductase/NADH oxidase — translation MSADLFTPLELRGTEIPNRVMVSPMCQYSCEDTDGLPTDWHHTHLASRAVGGAGLVMTEATAVEARGRITPHDLGIWSDAHADALDGITQSIRDQGSVPGIQLAHAGRKASKTRPWEGSEPIPADAEDGWETIAPSADPWPYQDGETATRAMTQDDIDDVIDAFVAAAERARDAGFQVAELHAAHGYLLHEFLSPVTNGRSDDYGGDFEGRTRLLRDVATAVRDVWPEDDPLFVRISATDWLPDRESWTVDDSVRLADRLAPLGVDLIDVSAGGIHPDQQIPSTGPGYQERYARRVRQESAESIAVGTVGGITTAEQADALVRNGRGDLAIVGREHLRDPYFALHAARKLDRMDAEGIEVPVQYDRAF, via the coding sequence GTGTCAGCCGACCTGTTTACGCCACTCGAACTCCGTGGCACCGAGATTCCCAACCGCGTGATGGTCTCCCCGATGTGCCAGTACTCCTGTGAGGACACGGACGGCCTTCCGACCGACTGGCATCACACCCACCTCGCCAGCCGTGCCGTCGGCGGTGCGGGCCTCGTCATGACCGAGGCGACGGCCGTCGAGGCCCGGGGACGCATCACGCCCCACGACCTCGGCATCTGGAGCGACGCCCACGCCGACGCGCTCGACGGGATTACGCAGTCCATCCGCGACCAGGGGAGCGTCCCCGGCATCCAGCTCGCCCACGCCGGGCGGAAGGCCTCCAAGACCCGGCCCTGGGAGGGAAGCGAGCCCATTCCGGCCGACGCCGAGGACGGCTGGGAGACAATCGCGCCCAGCGCCGACCCCTGGCCCTACCAGGACGGCGAGACGGCGACGCGCGCAATGACCCAGGACGACATCGACGACGTGATCGACGCCTTCGTCGCTGCGGCCGAACGCGCCCGCGACGCCGGCTTCCAAGTCGCCGAACTCCACGCCGCCCACGGCTACCTCCTCCACGAGTTCCTCTCGCCCGTGACCAACGGGCGATCCGACGACTACGGCGGCGACTTCGAGGGCCGGACCCGCCTGCTTCGCGACGTCGCCACCGCCGTCCGGGACGTGTGGCCCGAGGACGACCCCCTGTTCGTGCGCATCTCGGCGACCGACTGGCTCCCCGACCGCGAGTCGTGGACCGTCGACGACTCCGTCCGCCTGGCCGACCGTCTCGCTCCCCTCGGCGTCGATCTGATCGACGTGAGCGCCGGCGGGATCCACCCCGATCAACAGATCCCCTCGACCGGCCCGGGGTATCAGGAGCGCTACGCGCGACGGGTGCGACAGGAGTCGGCGGAGTCCATCGCCGTCGGCACCGTCGGCGGCATCACCACCGCCGAACAGGCCGATGCGCTCGTCCGTAACGGCCGCGGCGACCTCGCCATCGTCGGCCGCGAGCATCTCCGTGACCCCTACTTCGCGCTCCACGCCGCCCGGAAACTCGACCGGATGGACGCGGAGGGCATCGAGGTGCCCGTCCAGTACGACCGCGCGTTCTAA
- a CDS encoding type II toxin-antitoxin system HicB family antitoxin has product MVSLYGTTDPGDSDAPDREIRLLKNPDGQWTARDLRVGVTAQGESRTAALENLDAVVEAVESDGGHSPTDDEIRDLGVDPESARSQVDELPDVLQ; this is encoded by the coding sequence ATAGTTTCCCTATATGGCACGACAGATCCGGGCGATTCAGACGCTCCTGATAGGGAAATCCGATTGCTGAAGAATCCGGACGGACAGTGGACGGCTCGTGATCTCCGTGTCGGGGTGACGGCACAGGGCGAGAGTCGCACTGCTGCACTCGAAAATCTCGACGCTGTCGTCGAGGCGGTGGAGAGCGACGGTGGTCACTCCCCAACCGACGACGAGATTCGTGACCTCGGTGTCGATCCCGAGAGCGCGCGGTCGCAAGTCGACGAGCTCCCCGACGTGCTGCAGTAA
- the rpl12p gene encoding 50S ribosomal protein P1, protein MEYVYAALILNETDEEINEDNVTAVLEAAGVDVEQSRVKALVAALEDVDIEDAIETAAAAPAAGAAAGASGGADEEAEEGAEEEEAAEEEEAAEEEEEEDEEASGEGLGELFG, encoded by the coding sequence ATGGAATACGTTTACGCAGCACTCATCCTGAACGAGACGGACGAAGAGATCAACGAAGACAACGTGACCGCGGTGCTCGAAGCCGCCGGCGTCGACGTGGAGCAGTCCCGCGTCAAAGCGCTGGTCGCCGCCCTCGAGGATGTCGACATCGAGGACGCCATCGAGACGGCCGCCGCCGCACCCGCCGCGGGTGCCGCCGCCGGCGCTTCCGGTGGCGCCGACGAAGAGGCCGAGGAAGGCGCCGAGGAAGAGGAAGCCGCCGAAGAAGAGGAAGCCGCCGAGGAAGAAGAAGAAGAGGACGAAGAGGCCAGCGGCGAAGGCCTCGGCGAACTCTTCGGCTAA
- a CDS encoding 50S ribosomal protein L1 produces the protein MADTIEEAVSRALDEAPPRNFRETVDLAVNLRDLDLNDPSNRVDESVVLPAGTGQETQIVVFATGETALRAEDAADEVLSPDELEELGDDDDAAKDLADETDFFIAEASMMQDIGRYLGTVLGPRGKMPTPLQPDDDVVETVNRMKNTVQLRSRDRRTFHTRVGAEDMSADEISDNIDVIIRRLEAALEKGPLNIDSVYVKTTMGPSVEVEA, from the coding sequence ATGGCAGATACAATAGAAGAAGCAGTCTCTCGCGCACTCGACGAGGCACCGCCGCGGAACTTCCGCGAGACGGTCGACCTCGCCGTGAATCTGCGCGACTTAGATCTCAACGACCCGTCGAATCGCGTCGACGAGAGCGTCGTCCTGCCGGCCGGTACCGGCCAGGAAACGCAGATCGTCGTCTTTGCTACCGGTGAGACCGCCCTTCGTGCCGAAGACGCCGCCGACGAGGTCCTCAGTCCCGACGAACTCGAGGAGCTCGGCGACGACGACGACGCCGCGAAGGATCTCGCCGACGAAACAGACTTCTTCATCGCCGAGGCGTCGATGATGCAGGATATCGGTCGCTATCTCGGGACCGTCCTCGGGCCGCGCGGCAAGATGCCGACGCCGCTCCAGCCCGACGACGACGTCGTCGAGACGGTGAACCGGATGAAAAACACGGTCCAGCTCCGAAGCCGTGACCGACGCACGTTCCACACGCGCGTCGGCGCGGAGGACATGTCCGCCGACGAAATCTCGGACAACATCGACGTCATCATCCGCCGCCTCGAGGCCGCTCTGGAGAAGGGCCCGCTCAACATCGACTCCGTCTACGTCAAGACGACGATGGGGCCCTCCGTGGAGGTGGAGGCATGA
- a CDS encoding 50S ribosomal protein L11, whose translation MAGTIEVLVPGGEATPGPPLGPELGPTPVDVQAVVQEINEETAAFDGMEVPVTVDYDDDGSFSIEVGVPPTAELIKDEAGFETGSGEPQENFVADLTVDQVKKIAEQKQSDLLAYDLKNAAKEVVGTCVTLGVTIEGNDPRDFKERIDAGEYDDQFADELAA comes from the coding sequence ATGGCTGGAACTATCGAAGTGCTCGTCCCCGGTGGCGAGGCCACGCCCGGACCGCCGCTCGGACCCGAACTGGGGCCGACGCCGGTGGACGTGCAGGCCGTCGTACAGGAGATCAACGAGGAGACCGCTGCGTTCGACGGCATGGAAGTCCCCGTCACCGTCGACTACGATGACGACGGCTCGTTCAGCATCGAGGTCGGTGTCCCGCCGACGGCCGAACTCATCAAGGACGAGGCCGGCTTCGAGACGGGCAGCGGCGAACCCCAGGAGAACTTCGTCGCCGACCTCACCGTCGACCAGGTGAAGAAGATCGCGGAGCAGAAGCAGTCGGATCTGCTCGCGTACGACCTCAAGAACGCCGCGAAGGAAGTCGTCGGCACCTGCGTCACGCTCGGTGTCACCATCGAGGGGAACGACCCCCGCGACTTCAAAGAGCGGATCGACGCCGGCGAGTACGACGACCAGTTCGCGGACGAACTGGCGGCGTAA